A single Streptococcus thermophilus DNA region contains:
- a CDS encoding histidine phosphatase family protein → MRLYFVRHGKTQWNLEGRLQGSKGDSPLLKESIEQVSELGHYLSDTHFDLVLSSDLPRAKKTTELIMESQKTKAKITYTKDLREWQLGKLEGQKFSIIQAIYPKEMDAFRHNLANFRANNFQAESVYHTIKRVADLVRTLKDSSMKNVLLVGHGANLTASIRSLLGFEPGLLRKAGGLDNASVTILETDDCEHFTLKSWNDTSYRTQVNKIS, encoded by the coding sequence ATGAGACTATATTTTGTACGCCACGGTAAAACTCAATGGAATTTGGAAGGACGCCTCCAAGGTTCCAAGGGAGACTCCCCCCTTCTTAAAGAATCTATTGAGCAAGTCAGTGAGCTTGGCCATTACCTCAGTGATACTCATTTCGACTTGGTCTTATCAAGTGACTTACCACGCGCTAAAAAAACAACTGAACTCATCATGGAGTCTCAAAAAACTAAAGCTAAAATTACCTATACCAAGGATCTGCGTGAGTGGCAATTGGGGAAACTAGAGGGACAAAAATTTTCTATCATTCAAGCGATTTATCCCAAAGAAATGGATGCCTTTCGTCATAACCTGGCCAACTTCCGTGCCAACAACTTTCAAGCGGAGTCCGTCTATCACACAATCAAACGTGTAGCTGACTTAGTCCGAACACTGAAAGATAGTAGTATGAAGAACGTCCTCCTCGTCGGACATGGAGCTAATCTAACAGCTTCTATTCGTAGTCTACTTGGCTTTGAACCTGGTCTTCTTCGTAAAGCCGGTGGTCTTGACAATGCATCTGTCACAATTCTCGAGACAGATGATTGTGAGCACTTCACTCTCAAATCTTGGAATGACACATCCTATAGGACTCAAGTCAACAAAATTAGCTAA
- the lysS gene encoding lysine--tRNA ligase, which translates to MPNQHMEELNDQQIVRREKMAALAEQGIDPFGKRFERTATSGQLKEKYADKTKEELHEINKTATIAGRLMTKRGKGKVGFAHIQDRDGQIQIYVRKDAVGEENYEIFKKADLGDFLGVEGEVMRTDMGELSIKATHITHLSKALRPLPEKFHGLSDVETIYRKRYLDLISNRESFDRFVTRSKIISEIRRYLDAQGFLEVETPVLHNEAGGAAAKPFITHHNAQNIDMVLRIATELHLKRLIVGGMERVYEIGRVFRNEGMDATHNPEFTSIEVYQAYADFHDIMNLTEGIIQHAAKAVKGDGPINYQGTEIKINEPFKRIHMVDAIKEITGVDFWQDMTLEEAKVIAAEKNVPVEKHYTEVGHIINAFFEEFVEETLIQPTFVYGHPVAVSPLAKKNPEDPRFTDRFELFIMTKEYGNAFTELNDPIDQLSRFESQAAAKELGDDEATGIDYDYVEALEYGMPPTGGLGIGIDRLCMLLTDTTTIRDVLLFPTMK; encoded by the coding sequence ATGCCAAATCAACACATGGAAGAATTAAACGATCAACAGATTGTCCGTCGTGAAAAAATGGCGGCCTTGGCTGAACAAGGAATCGATCCTTTTGGTAAGCGATTCGAACGCACAGCTACATCTGGTCAATTAAAAGAAAAATACGCTGATAAAACAAAAGAAGAATTGCACGAAATCAATAAAACTGCTACTATCGCAGGCCGTTTGATGACTAAGCGTGGTAAAGGTAAAGTTGGCTTTGCTCACATCCAAGATCGCGATGGTCAAATCCAAATCTACGTGCGTAAAGATGCTGTCGGTGAAGAAAACTACGAAATCTTCAAGAAAGCTGACCTTGGTGACTTCCTCGGTGTCGAAGGTGAAGTTATGCGTACAGATATGGGAGAACTTTCTATCAAGGCTACTCATATCACGCACTTGTCTAAAGCCCTTCGTCCATTGCCTGAGAAATTCCACGGACTTTCAGACGTTGAAACAATCTACCGTAAACGTTACCTTGATTTGATTTCTAATCGTGAAAGCTTTGACCGCTTTGTCACACGTTCAAAAATCATCTCTGAAATCCGTCGCTATCTCGATGCTCAAGGTTTCCTTGAAGTAGAAACTCCTGTTCTTCACAACGAAGCTGGTGGTGCTGCTGCTAAACCTTTCATCACTCACCACAACGCTCAGAATATTGATATGGTACTTCGTATCGCAACTGAGCTTCACCTCAAACGCCTCATCGTTGGTGGTATGGAACGTGTCTACGAAATCGGACGTGTTTTCCGTAACGAAGGCATGGATGCCACTCACAACCCTGAGTTCACATCTATCGAAGTTTACCAAGCTTACGCTGACTTCCACGATATCATGAACTTGACTGAAGGTATCATCCAACACGCTGCTAAAGCGGTTAAAGGTGATGGACCTATCAACTACCAAGGAACTGAAATCAAGATCAACGAACCATTCAAACGCATCCACATGGTTGATGCAATCAAGGAAATCACTGGTGTTGACTTCTGGCAAGATATGACTTTGGAAGAAGCTAAAGTTATCGCTGCTGAAAAGAATGTTCCAGTTGAAAAACACTACACTGAAGTTGGTCACATCATCAATGCCTTCTTCGAAGAATTTGTTGAAGAAACATTGATTCAACCAACATTCGTTTACGGTCACCCAGTTGCTGTGTCTCCATTAGCTAAGAAAAACCCAGAAGACCCACGTTTCACTGACCGTTTCGAACTCTTCATCATGACAAAAGAGTACGGAAACGCCTTCACCGAATTGAACGACCCAATCGATCAACTGTCACGTTTCGAATCACAAGCTGCTGCTAAAGAACTTGGTGATGACGAAGCAACAGGTATCGACTACGACTACGTCGAAGCTCTCGAATACGGTATGCCACCAACAGGTGGACTCGGAATCGGTATCGACCGTCTCTGCATGCTTCTTACTGATACAACAACCATCCGTGATGTCTTGTTGTTCCCAACGATGAAATAA
- a CDS encoding Pr6Pr family membrane protein → MTISRFYRILLALCGLVGVSIQIHDDGWGMLLYYTVLSNILVFSSLIFFIIYDFKKGDATTNTKLLRYKGGVTMAILITGVIYHILLAPITEPEKFWTLRNFLVHYIVPWGLVLDTLIFDAKKAFRLREPLYWSLFPLSYFAFALLNGLVLKLSIPGAKDSPFAYFFINVNKFGWNKVMINVLVISAGYIAVGYLLFLLKKFIGRKPA, encoded by the coding sequence ATGACTATTTCACGATTTTACCGTATCTTACTAGCTCTTTGTGGACTGGTAGGAGTCTCTATTCAAATCCATGATGATGGTTGGGGCATGTTGCTCTACTACACCGTTTTGTCCAATATCCTCGTCTTTTCTAGTTTGATTTTCTTTATCATCTATGACTTCAAAAAAGGGGATGCGACGACTAACACAAAACTCTTGCGTTACAAGGGTGGCGTAACCATGGCCATCCTCATCACTGGAGTCATCTATCACATCCTCTTGGCTCCTATTACAGAACCTGAGAAATTCTGGACCCTCCGCAATTTCTTAGTTCACTATATTGTCCCTTGGGGATTGGTGCTTGATACCCTCATTTTCGATGCTAAGAAAGCCTTTCGTCTGCGCGAACCACTTTACTGGTCCCTATTCCCACTGTCTTACTTCGCCTTTGCCCTTCTAAACGGACTGGTTCTAAAACTGTCAATTCCAGGTGCCAAAGATAGTCCTTTCGCCTACTTCTTTATCAATGTCAATAAATTTGGTTGGAATAAGGTCATGATAAACGTCCTGGTCATCAGTGCTGGCTACATTGCTGTTGGCTATCTCTTATTCCTCTTGAAAAAATTTATCGGTCGTAAACCGGCATAA
- a CDS encoding LysE family translocator: MSLSTWISYTIACILLISPPGPTVTYLITTSMTHGKKTAYEIVWGSFWGGLVCLILSFIGIGTILKTSETLYAILRLLGIAYLIYLGIKSFLDANKVKDKAEKMVPPEKGEAFKNGFLLIFLNPKNIIFFASFLPQFINHNSPFLLQTIILSLTYLIVGLINDYLYSFFASNIGNVLGKHSEKWIAYIGGIAMILSAIIVVFQNF, translated from the coding sequence ATGTCACTATCTACTTGGATATCATACACTATCGCTTGCATTCTACTTATTTCCCCCCCTGGACCAACAGTAACTTATCTTATAACTACTAGTATGACTCATGGGAAAAAAACAGCTTATGAAATTGTTTGGGGAAGTTTCTGGGGAGGACTTGTTTGTCTAATCCTCTCCTTTATTGGGATTGGAACTATACTTAAAACTTCAGAAACCTTGTATGCAATTTTACGTCTACTTGGAATCGCTTATCTTATCTATTTAGGAATCAAAAGTTTTCTTGATGCTAATAAGGTGAAAGATAAAGCTGAAAAAATGGTACCTCCTGAAAAAGGAGAAGCCTTTAAAAATGGATTTTTATTGATATTTTTAAATCCTAAAAACATTATTTTCTTTGCTTCGTTTTTACCTCAATTCATTAATCACAACTCTCCGTTTTTATTACAAACTATAATATTAAGTTTGACCTATCTAATTGTTGGTTTAATCAACGATTATTTATATAGTTTTTTTGCTTCAAATATTGGAAACGTACTTGGAAAACATTCTGAAAAGTGGATTGCCTACATCGGTGGTATAGCTATGATACTATCAGCTATAATCGTTGTATTTCAAAATTTTTAG
- a CDS encoding IS256 family transposase, translating into MTQFTTELLNFLAQKQDIDEFFRTSLETAMNDLLQAELSAFLGYEPYDKLGYNSGNSRNGSYARKFETKYGTVQLSIPRDRNGNFSPALLPAYGRRYDHLEEMVIKLYQTGVTTREISDIIERMYGHHYSPATISNISKVTQENVATFHERSLEANYSVLFLDGTYLPLRRGTVSKECIHIALGITPEGQKAVLGYEIPPNENNASWSTLLDKLQNQGIQQVSLVATDGFKGLEEIINQAYPLAKQQRCLIHISRNLASKVKRADRAVILEQFKTIYRAENLEMAVQILENFIAEWKPKYRKVMESLENTDNLLTFYQFPYQIWHSIYSTNLIESLNKEIKRQTKKKVLFRNEEALERYLVSLFEDYNFKQNQRIHKGFGQCADTLESLFD; encoded by the coding sequence ATGACTCAGTTTACCACAGAACTACTTAACTTCCTAGCCCAAAAGCAAGATATTGATGAATTTTTCCGTACTTCTCTTGAAACAGCTATGAATGATCTGCTTCAAGCAGAGTTATCAGCCTTTTTAGGGTATGAACCTTACGATAAATTAGGCTATAATTCCGGGAATAGTCGTAACGGAAGCTATGCACGGAAATTCGAAACCAAATATGGGACTGTTCAGTTGAGTATTCCTAGAGATCGTAATGGGAACTTTAGTCCAGCTTTGCTTCCCGCTTATGGACGTCGATATGACCACTTGGAAGAGATGGTTATCAAACTCTATCAAACCGGTGTAACGACTCGAGAAATTAGTGATATCATCGAGCGAATGTATGGTCATCACTATAGTCCTGCCACAATTTCTAATATCTCAAAAGTAACTCAGGAGAATGTCGCTACTTTTCATGAGCGAAGCTTAGAAGCCAATTACTCTGTTTTATTTCTTGACGGAACCTATCTTCCCTTAAGACGTGGAACCGTTAGTAAAGAATGTATTCATATCGCACTTGGCATTACACCAGAAGGACAGAAGGCTGTTCTTGGATATGAAATCCCCCCAAATGAAAACAATGCTTCTTGGTCCACCCTGTTAGACAAGCTTCAAAACCAAGGAATCCAACAGGTTTCTCTTGTAGCGACCGATGGCTTCAAGGGGCTTGAAGAGATTATCAATCAGGCTTACCCATTAGCTAAACAACAACGTTGCTTAATTCATATTAGTCGAAATCTAGCTAGTAAAGTGAAACGAGCAGATAGAGCGGTTATTCTGGAGCAATTTAAAACGATTTATCGTGCTGAAAATTTAGAAATGGCAGTGCAAATTTTAGAGAACTTTATCGCCGAATGGAAACCAAAGTATAGGAAAGTCATGGAAAGTCTGGAGAATACGGATAATCTTTTAACTTTTTATCAGTTTCCCTACCAGATTTGGCATAGCATTTATTCGACAAACCTCATTGAGTCTCTTAACAAAGAAATCAAACGTCAAACGAAAAAGAAGGTTCTTTTTCGTAACGAGGAGGCTCTGGAACGTTATTTAGTTTCCCTGTTTGAAGATTATAATTTCAAGCAAAATCAACGCATCCATAAAGGGTTTGGCCAATGTGCTGACACACTTGAAAGCTTATTTGATTAA
- a CDS encoding glycoside hydrolase family 25 protein encodes MRRRIKPIVVYVVLALLGLALVIANIHNTSKQQAHLEKVKSAIPSATTPKTTTSSTSDSSDEELILNPIIDLSGWQLPQDIDYDVLSNYISGAIIRVFGGSQISKDSNAASSNGVDKSFKTHIKEFKKRDVPVAVYSYAQGTSVKEMKEEARIFYNNASPYKPTYYWIDVEEETMSNMEEGVQAFRAELKRLGAEKIGLYIGAYFMLEQEVSTKNFDAVWIPAYGTDSGYYEALPNTEIGYDLHQYTSQGSLPGFDNTLDLNQINPEKNKRKTFEKLFGKIKKKSTKNKKTTSTSSTSSATVTSSSRSSKSSTSE; translated from the coding sequence ATGAGAAGAAGAATTAAACCGATCGTTGTTTACGTGGTTCTAGCTCTTTTAGGATTAGCATTAGTTATTGCAAACATTCACAATACGTCTAAACAGCAGGCGCATCTCGAGAAAGTGAAATCAGCTATTCCTTCTGCTACTACACCAAAAACAACAACCAGTAGTACATCTGACAGTTCCGATGAGGAGCTGATACTCAATCCCATTATCGACCTTTCGGGTTGGCAACTTCCTCAGGATATCGACTACGATGTCTTGTCAAATTATATTTCTGGTGCTATCATCCGCGTCTTCGGTGGTTCACAGATTAGTAAGGATAGTAATGCCGCCAGCTCAAATGGAGTTGACAAATCTTTTAAAACACATATCAAAGAATTCAAAAAACGTGACGTTCCAGTTGCCGTCTATTCCTACGCCCAAGGTACTTCTGTCAAAGAGATGAAGGAAGAAGCTCGTATTTTCTACAATAATGCTTCTCCATACAAACCTACCTATTACTGGATTGACGTTGAAGAGGAAACCATGTCTAACATGGAGGAAGGTGTCCAAGCCTTTCGTGCTGAACTCAAACGTCTAGGAGCTGAGAAGATTGGCCTCTATATTGGTGCCTATTTCATGCTTGAGCAAGAAGTTTCAACCAAAAACTTCGATGCCGTTTGGATTCCAGCCTATGGTACCGACTCGGGCTACTATGAGGCTTTGCCAAATACTGAAATCGGCTATGACCTTCACCAGTATACGTCACAAGGAAGCCTTCCTGGTTTCGACAATACCCTAGATCTTAATCAAATCAACCCTGAGAAAAACAAGCGTAAAACCTTTGAAAAACTCTTTGGAAAGATTAAGAAGAAATCAACTAAAAATAAGAAAACTACTTCGACCAGTTCAACTAGCTCAGCAACTGTAACCAGCTCATCTCGTTCCTCAAAGTCGTCTACTAGTGAGTAA
- a CDS encoding Mbeg1-like protein, with product MKETINLHDYAKGKDLNPDYSFMVTKEQVDLAEAMVRSRRFAGLNLSDYCSVLDKEVEKQFAAMIFSLPELDYHQLVFHGTDILSLDGRRIFS from the coding sequence TTGAAGGAAACCATCAATCTACATGACTATGCTAAAGGGAAGGACTTAAATCCAGACTACAGCTTCATGGTAACTAAGGAACAGGTGGATTTGGCTGAAGCCATGGTGAGGTCGAGACGTTTCGCTGGACTTAATCTAAGTGACTACTGTAGTGTCTTGGACAAGGAAGTGGAAAAGCAGTTTGCAGCTATGATTTTTAGTCTGCCTGAATTAGACTACCATCAGCTTGTCTTTCATGGGACAGATATATTGTCATTGGATGGAAGGAGGATTTTCAGCTGA
- a CDS encoding aminoacyl-tRNA deacylase: MAKKSKVKKTLVDQILDKAKIDHDSLSFNGLEGELPEDVARESIYKTLALKGDKTGPVIGIIPITEHLSEKKLAKISGNKKVQMIPQKDLQKTTGYVHGANNPVGIRQKHNFPIYIDQSAQEAGFLIVSAGEIGRSIRINSQELADFVNAEFADIKE, from the coding sequence ATGGCTAAAAAAAGCAAAGTCAAGAAAACTTTGGTCGACCAAATTCTTGATAAGGCTAAAATAGACCATGATAGCTTATCCTTCAACGGTTTAGAAGGAGAGCTTCCAGAGGATGTGGCGCGTGAGAGCATCTATAAAACCCTGGCCCTTAAAGGGGATAAGACAGGACCAGTCATTGGTATTATCCCTATCACTGAGCATCTATCCGAAAAGAAATTAGCTAAAATTTCAGGCAACAAGAAAGTTCAAATGATTCCACAAAAGGATCTCCAAAAAACAACTGGCTATGTACACGGGGCTAACAATCCTGTGGGAATTCGTCAAAAACACAATTTTCCCATTTATATCGATCAGTCTGCCCAAGAAGCAGGTTTTCTTATTGTCTCAGCTGGAGAGATTGGGCGTTCTATCCGCATCAACAGTCAAGAACTTGCTGATTTCGTTAATGCCGAGTTTGCTGATATTAAGGAGTAA
- a CDS encoding HAD family hydrolase, which produces MITSIVFDVDDTIYDQQAPYRIAMEKCFPDFDMTHMNQAYIRFRHYSDIGFPRVMTGEWTTEYFRFWRCKETLLEFGYHEIDEEMGNHFQEVYEHELENITMLDEMRMTLDFLKEKNVRMGIITNGPTEHQLKKVKKLGLYDYVDPKRVIVSQATGFQKPEKEIFNLAAEQFDMNPSTTLYVGDSYDNDVMGAFNSGWHSMWFNHRGRSLKPGTKPVFDLEIDSFEQLFGAVKAFFDLPNNKFIFDINDKENPVLQLGINNGLMMAAERLLESNMSIDKVVILLRLDANQEKILRMKYGK; this is translated from the coding sequence ATGATTACTTCTATTGTTTTTGACGTTGACGATACTATTTACGACCAACAGGCACCTTATCGTATTGCCATGGAAAAATGTTTCCCTGACTTTGATATGACCCATATGAATCAGGCTTATATTCGTTTCCGCCACTATTCTGACATCGGTTTTCCACGTGTAATGACCGGTGAGTGGACAACCGAATATTTCCGTTTTTGGCGCTGTAAAGAGACACTTTTGGAGTTTGGTTACCATGAAATCGATGAAGAAATGGGGAACCATTTCCAAGAGGTTTATGAGCATGAGTTGGAAAACATTACTATGCTTGATGAAATGCGCATGACCCTTGATTTCCTCAAAGAAAAAAATGTTCGTATGGGAATTATTACTAATGGACCAACAGAGCATCAGCTTAAGAAAGTCAAGAAGTTAGGATTATACGATTACGTGGATCCCAAACGTGTCATCGTCAGTCAGGCGACAGGATTCCAAAAGCCTGAAAAGGAAATCTTCAATCTTGCTGCTGAACAATTTGATATGAATCCATCGACGACTCTCTACGTCGGAGATTCATACGACAATGACGTTATGGGTGCCTTTAACAGTGGCTGGCATTCTATGTGGTTTAACCACCGTGGACGTAGCCTTAAACCAGGTACGAAACCAGTCTTTGACTTGGAAATCGATAGTTTCGAGCAACTCTTTGGAGCTGTGAAAGCCTTTTTCGACCTTCCAAATAACAAATTTATCTTTGATATTAACGATAAAGAAAATCCAGTTCTTCAACTGGGTATTAACAATGGTCTTATGATGGCAGCTGAACGTCTTCTTGAGAGCAATATGAGTATTGATAAGGTGGTTATTCTCCTTCGTTTGGATGCTAACCAGGAAAAAATTCTTCGTATGAAGTATGGAAAATAA